A genomic region of Methanobacterium sp. SMA-27 contains the following coding sequences:
- a CDS encoding METTL5 family protein, whose translation MFTKKRQLEMVLQDIPYHESPKINLEQYSTPSVIAADVLWNANSIGDIKGMKVVDLGCGTGIFAIGSALLGAEESVGVDIDIDAISIANSQAEKLGVKSKTNFVTSDIKDFHETADTVIQNPPFGAQKANRKGADRLFIIKALEIAPVVYSFHIGETEEFITNFFKKEGATISHAFHYTFPIPRTYDFHTKDKVNVKVVLLRAEI comes from the coding sequence ATGTTCACAAAAAAAAGACAACTCGAAATGGTTTTACAGGATATTCCATACCATGAAAGTCCAAAAATAAATCTTGAACAGTATTCAACACCTTCTGTTATAGCTGCAGATGTTCTATGGAATGCAAATTCAATTGGTGATATCAAGGGTATGAAGGTAGTAGATCTTGGTTGTGGAACAGGTATCTTTGCAATTGGATCTGCACTTTTGGGTGCTGAAGAATCTGTTGGTGTGGATATTGATATTGATGCAATCTCAATTGCAAATTCACAGGCGGAAAAACTGGGTGTTAAATCCAAAACAAATTTTGTAACAAGTGACATTAAGGATTTCCATGAAACTGCAGATACAGTAATACAAAACCCTCCATTTGGGGCTCAAAAAGCTAACAGGAAAGGAGCTGACCGATTGTTCATAATAAAAGCCCTTGAAATTGCTCCTGTTGTTTATTCATTTCATATTGGGGAAACAGAGGAATTTATCACCAATTTCTTCAAAAAAGAAGGAGCAACCATATCTCATGCATTTCACTATACCTTTCCAATACCCCGGACATATGATTTCCATACAAAGGATAAGGTAAATGTGAAGGTAGTGCTACTAAGAGCAGAAATATAG
- a CDS encoding PIG-L deacetylase family protein gives MTQGPNITSSDRVLIVAPHPDDETIACGGLIRYCVKNNIPLSVVVVTNGGKGHMGVVRYQESINATMTLGLPPENITFLDYPQALQYLFNDNWNHPWEEDGNSTQNVFAYQKNALYTGDNVEKNLESTIKDFNPTIIIYPYPNDANPDHWGTSSFVEYATNNLNYTGKKYSYPVHVASQWPFPRSYFPPMNLLPPSFLKNQINWLVFPINDSDEKIKYKAINSYKSQLQEDPTFLLSYVRKNELFIPYEQGTVQEKPVSIDYINNNQFPPTLFKDPVGDTLVKPPLDTLYSTVSNLNLMDLTDIGFDEDNNTIWMSLKTVGGPSKIGIYNFHIRGFGSSGVNRIDVKVQNGTCNYVMLASNSLKPDSLKGKVNDNGIIIAYHQIY, from the coding sequence TTGACCCAAGGCCCTAATATAACCTCTTCTGATAGGGTACTTATTGTTGCACCACATCCTGACGATGAAACAATTGCATGTGGAGGATTAATAAGATACTGTGTTAAAAATAACATACCATTATCTGTTGTGGTTGTTACAAATGGTGGAAAAGGACATATGGGGGTTGTAAGGTATCAGGAGTCTATTAATGCAACAATGACTTTGGGACTTCCACCAGAAAATATAACATTTTTAGATTATCCCCAGGCACTTCAGTATCTATTCAATGATAATTGGAACCATCCTTGGGAAGAAGATGGTAACTCCACTCAAAATGTATTTGCTTACCAAAAAAATGCTCTTTACACTGGAGATAACGTTGAAAAAAATTTGGAAAGCACCATCAAGGATTTCAATCCAACCATAATTATTTACCCATATCCAAATGACGCAAATCCAGATCACTGGGGAACAAGTTCATTTGTTGAATATGCAACCAATAACCTCAATTATACTGGTAAAAAGTATAGCTATCCCGTACATGTTGCTTCACAATGGCCATTTCCAAGATCATATTTTCCACCAATGAATCTGTTACCTCCTTCATTCCTGAAAAATCAAATTAATTGGCTAGTATTTCCAATAAATGATTCGGATGAAAAAATCAAATACAAAGCTATTAACAGTTACAAAAGCCAATTACAAGAAGATCCAACTTTTTTATTATCATATGTCCGGAAAAATGAGTTGTTTATACCCTATGAACAGGGTACTGTCCAGGAAAAACCTGTTTCAATAGATTATATTAATAACAACCAATTTCCACCAACACTATTCAAGGATCCTGTTGGTGATACACTCGTTAAACCTCCACTTGATACTCTTTACTCAACTGTAAGTAACCTCAATTTAATGGATTTAACAGATATTGGATTTGACGAAGACAATAACACTATCTGGATGTCATTGAAGACAGTGGGAGGTCCATCAAAAATAGGAATATACAATTTTCATATCCGAGGCTTTGGAAGTTCTGGTGTAAACAGAATAGATGTTAAAGTACAGAACGGAACCTGTAATTATGTAATGTTAGCATCCAACAGTTTAAAACCAGATTCATTGAAAGGTAAGGTTAATGATAATGGAATAATCATAGCATACCATCAAATCTATTGA
- a CDS encoding acetyl-CoA carboxylase biotin carboxylase subunit, translated as MFKKVLIANRGEIAIRVMRACRELDIKSIAVYSDADKNSLFRKYADEAYNIGEPAPAKSYLNIDKIIDVALKSGAEAIHPGYGFLAENSLLGEECEKHGIKLVGPSGRVIEEMGSKITSKKLMKKAGVPVIPGASKGIETAEEAAKMAEAIGYPVIIKASAGGGGIGMRTVYEEDELVRAIESTQSVAASAFGDSTVYVEKYIEEPRHIEFQILADEHGNTIHVADRECSIQRRHQKLIEEAPSPIMTEELRNEMGGTAVKAASYIGYTNAGTVEFIYSEGEYYFLEMNTRIQVEHPITEVITGVDLVKEQLKIASGKELCCAQDEISVRGHAIECRINAEDPLNDFAPNPGKITGYRSPGGNGVRVDSGVYNNYSIPPYYDSMISKLIVWGRTRNEAIARMQRALSEYIILGVKTTIPFHKSMMSNQHFKDASLHTHFVDQYKKEIIENIEKVIQKDKEMEARLKSTFLPSRKVAAVSAAVSSYMADSIKKTE; from the coding sequence ATGTTTAAAAAGGTCTTAATTGCCAATCGTGGTGAAATCGCAATAAGAGTAATGAGAGCGTGCAGAGAACTAGATATTAAAAGTATTGCAGTATACTCCGATGCAGATAAAAATTCTCTTTTTAGAAAATACGCCGACGAAGCATACAATATTGGTGAACCTGCACCTGCTAAAAGTTATTTGAATATTGATAAAATAATTGATGTAGCACTTAAATCAGGAGCCGAAGCAATACACCCTGGATATGGATTTCTAGCAGAAAACTCTCTTCTGGGAGAAGAATGTGAAAAACATGGAATAAAATTGGTAGGCCCTAGTGGACGGGTTATTGAAGAAATGGGAAGTAAAATAACTTCTAAAAAGCTCATGAAAAAAGCAGGAGTTCCTGTAATACCTGGTGCCAGCAAAGGAATAGAAACAGCCGAAGAAGCAGCTAAAATGGCGGAAGCCATAGGTTATCCTGTTATTATTAAAGCGTCTGCTGGTGGTGGTGGAATTGGTATGAGAACTGTCTACGAAGAAGACGAACTTGTAAGAGCCATAGAATCCACACAGTCTGTTGCTGCATCTGCATTTGGTGATTCAACAGTTTACGTTGAGAAATATATTGAAGAACCCCGACACATAGAATTCCAGATACTTGCAGATGAACACGGAAACACCATACATGTAGCTGACAGAGAATGTTCAATTCAAAGAAGGCATCAAAAACTTATTGAAGAAGCTCCTTCTCCCATAATGACCGAAGAACTCCGAAATGAAATGGGCGGCACTGCTGTGAAGGCTGCATCATACATAGGATATACAAATGCAGGTACAGTAGAATTCATATATTCAGAAGGTGAATATTACTTCTTGGAAATGAACACCAGAATTCAGGTGGAACATCCTATAACCGAAGTAATAACTGGAGTTGATCTTGTTAAAGAACAGCTTAAAATAGCTTCAGGTAAAGAACTATGCTGTGCTCAAGATGAAATATCGGTTAGAGGCCATGCCATTGAATGCAGAATAAATGCAGAGGATCCACTTAATGATTTTGCACCCAATCCCGGTAAAATTACTGGTTATCGTTCTCCTGGTGGTAATGGTGTTAGGGTAGATAGTGGTGTTTACAACAATTATTCAATACCTCCATATTATGATTCAATGATATCCAAACTCATTGTATGGGGAAGAACCCGTAACGAAGCAATTGCACGTATGCAGAGGGCCCTATCAGAATATATAATTCTTGGTGTTAAAACAACCATTCCATTTCACAAATCAATGATGTCCAATCAACATTTCAAGGATGCAAGCTTACACACCCACTTTGTTGATCAGTACAAAAAAGAGATAATTGAAAATATTGAAAAGGTTATCCAGAAGGATAAAGAGATGGAAGCTCGTCTTAAATCTACATTTTTACCTTCTAGAAAGGTTGCTGCAGTATCTGCTGCTGTATCAAGTTATATGGCCGATTCAATTAAAAAAACCGAATAG
- a CDS encoding biotin--[acetyl-CoA-carboxylase] ligase gives MTKKKILKTLYEKKDEYIPVEEFVNETGKSQKEVENEFLTLEDEGYIINYSKSGYRLIKTPNLLLPYEVKRELKTNFIGHDIHYFKEVDSTNDVAKYLAEEGAEEGTIVIAEIQNRGKGRRGKTWISPPGGVWMSIILRPDIPPFNAPQLTLVTGVAVAETLKKECNLDVGIKWPNDILIGNKKVCGILTEVNASIEKINYVIVGIGIDMNVDVPLFPPDLQKGATSLKNELDTEINGAILVQKFLLEFETIYNEFKAGKFPEILKEWRSLSKTIGNNVEVRTRGKTIRGEAVGINKEGILILELEDGSLEKIISGECLHINNS, from the coding sequence ATGACTAAAAAGAAAATATTAAAAACCCTTTACGAAAAAAAGGATGAATATATTCCTGTTGAAGAATTTGTAAATGAAACTGGTAAATCTCAAAAAGAGGTTGAAAATGAATTTCTCACACTTGAAGATGAAGGTTATATTATAAACTACTCTAAATCAGGTTATAGGCTCATAAAAACTCCAAATCTTCTATTACCATATGAAGTGAAAAGGGAACTTAAAACAAACTTTATTGGTCATGATATTCATTATTTCAAAGAAGTAGATTCAACTAACGACGTAGCCAAGTACCTTGCCGAGGAGGGTGCAGAGGAAGGAACAATAGTTATAGCAGAAATTCAAAACAGAGGAAAGGGCAGAAGAGGTAAAACATGGATTTCACCACCTGGAGGGGTTTGGATGTCCATAATACTCAGACCAGATATACCTCCTTTCAATGCACCGCAGCTAACACTGGTTACAGGAGTGGCAGTTGCAGAAACACTGAAAAAAGAATGTAACCTAGATGTGGGCATTAAATGGCCTAATGACATATTGATAGGAAATAAAAAGGTATGTGGAATATTAACAGAAGTTAATGCCAGTATTGAAAAGATTAACTATGTTATAGTTGGAATAGGAATAGATATGAATGTGGATGTTCCTCTGTTCCCACCAGACCTTCAGAAGGGTGCCACATCTCTTAAAAATGAATTAGACACAGAAATTAATGGGGCCATTCTTGTACAAAAGTTTCTACTAGAATTTGAAACTATATACAACGAATTTAAGGCAGGTAAATTTCCAGAAATTCTTAAAGAATGGCGTTCATTATCAAAAACAATCGGTAACAACGTTGAAGTAAGAACTAGGGGCAAAACTATACGTGGAGAAGCCGTGGGGATTAATAAAGAGGGAATACTAATACTGGAACTTGAAGATGGCAGTCTAGAAAAGATCATTTCTGGTGAGTGTCTACACATCAACAACAGTTAA
- a CDS encoding RNA-guided endonuclease TnpB family protein, translating into MLTQKIRIFPDKEEVLWFLSEHCRLLYNFALSERKTAWKENNESITYTMQQNQLPELKKKYSKYGMVYSKVLQMTLCTLDANFKSFFSLYKKGHKDARPPKYKGKKYFTTLKYNQSGFKLKKGYIQFSHKYKDTPLIFKIPEKFSFKKVKEVQIFQKKNQYYISITHKPTQKQYNDNGKYQAIDLGITKIVTAVNSKGRFLEVRTPLPDKYSNPTISKLQSRRDHCKKYSRNWYKLNKVINKLKQKQSNQIKDFQHKTSRKIIDNTRANTIIVGDLNVKGMAKSKNKGLNRATQNTGYLARFTKFLTYKAKLVGKKVIRIDERNTSKTCCNCGKIHDMKLYNRNMICECGNNLDRDKNSSINIMLRFLSQNGLWTAYQQFVDNLRQTVPSLDGALAGNPNAIAWGNSLHTNNCRFTN; encoded by the coding sequence ATGTTAACTCAAAAGATACGTATATTCCCAGATAAGGAAGAGGTGTTATGGTTTCTTAGTGAACATTGTAGATTATTATATAATTTCGCATTATCTGAACGTAAAACAGCATGGAAAGAAAACAATGAATCAATAACCTATACTATGCAGCAAAACCAGTTACCAGAACTTAAAAAGAAATATTCCAAATACGGCATGGTATATTCTAAGGTTTTGCAGATGACTCTATGCACATTGGATGCTAATTTCAAATCATTTTTCAGTCTATATAAAAAAGGCCATAAAGATGCAAGACCACCAAAATACAAAGGTAAAAAATATTTTACAACATTAAAGTACAATCAATCAGGATTCAAACTAAAAAAGGGATATATACAATTTTCACACAAATACAAAGACACACCATTAATTTTCAAAATACCTGAAAAGTTTAGTTTCAAAAAGGTTAAAGAAGTACAGATATTCCAAAAAAAGAACCAATACTACATTAGCATCACCCACAAACCAACCCAAAAACAATACAATGATAATGGAAAGTACCAAGCTATTGATTTAGGAATAACCAAGATAGTTACAGCAGTAAATAGTAAAGGACGGTTTTTAGAAGTTAGAACTCCACTTCCAGATAAATATTCGAATCCCACAATCAGCAAACTACAAAGCAGACGTGACCATTGCAAAAAATATAGTAGAAATTGGTATAAACTAAATAAAGTCATTAATAAACTTAAACAGAAACAATCTAATCAGATTAAGGATTTTCAGCATAAAACTTCAAGGAAAATAATTGATAATACTCGTGCTAATACGATTATTGTTGGTGATTTGAATGTTAAAGGTATGGCTAAATCAAAGAATAAAGGTTTGAATCGTGCCACTCAAAACACAGGTTATCTGGCTCGTTTCACCAAATTCTTAACCTACAAAGCAAAACTTGTAGGTAAGAAAGTAATAAGAATTGATGAACGAAACACCAGTAAAACTTGTTGTAACTGTGGTAAAATACATGATATGAAGTTATATAATCGGAATATGATATGTGAATGTGGAAACAATCTTGACCGAGATAAAAATAGCAGCATAAATATTATGCTCCGTTTCCTATCACAAAATGGCTTGTGGACAGCCTATCAACAGTTCGTTGATAATCTGCGACAAACAGTCCCATCATTAGATGGTGCACTCGCAGGAAACCCCAATGCGATAGCATGGGGTAATTCACTTCACACTAATAATTGCAGATTCACCAATTGA